The following nucleotide sequence is from candidate division WOR-3 bacterium.
CCTCATTGTTAGGAGTGCAATGGTATTAAGGATGGCAATGATGACAAATAGAATCACGCCGGTGGCAAACAAAGCCCGCTGGTGGTCCCCACTCGCATAACCCATCTCAAGGGCGATGTTTGAAGTGAGGGTGCGTACC
It contains:
- a CDS encoding phosphate ABC transporter permease subunit PstC; its protein translation is VRTLTSNIALEMGYASGDHQRALFATGVILFVIIAILNTIALLTMREKR